GCCGCAAGGAGTCATCGCTGCGGGTGTTCTCGAACGCGCTCGCCTACGTGCTCGGCATCGCCGTCATGTACTCGGTGCTCGGCGTGGTCGCGGCGCTCACCGGCGGACTGTTCGGCGCGGCACTCCAGAACCCGATGGTGAACGTCGGGCTCGGGCTCTTGTTCATGGTGCTGGCACTCTCGATGTTCGGGCTCTACGAGATGACCCCGCCACTGTGGCTGATGCAGAAAGTCGGCGGCGCCGGCACCACTTCGGTGCTCGGACTCTTCATGTCGGGGCTCGCGGTCGGCATCATTGCGGCGCCGTGCGTGGGACCGTTCGTCGTGGCGCTGCTCGCACTGGTCGCTCAACGCGGCGACGCGTTGTTCGGATTCCAGGCGCTGTTCACGCTCGCGCTCGGCCTCGGCGTGCCGTACCTGTTCCTCGCCATGTTCTCGAACCTTGTTCAGAGCCTGCCGCGCTCCGGCAACTGGATGGTGTGGGTGAAGAAAGTCTTCGGTGTGCTGCTCACCGCGATCGGGCTCTACTACGTGCTGATCGCGCTGGCGCCGGACTGGGCGCCGTGGGTGTTGCCGGTCGCGCTGGTGGCGGGTGGAGCGTACCTGGGCTTCTTCGATCATCACGGCTCCGAGAAGCGCGGCTTTCGCCTCTTCAAGTGGATCGGAGGGCTTGCCGCTGTGGTGGCCGGCGTGTTCGCGGTGCAGACGCTGCGCGCCGAAGTGATGCAGTTCGAGCCCTACAGCGACCACGCCATGCAGGTCGCGCTCGCGAGCGGCCGGCCGGTGCTGGTGGATTTCTCGGCCGACTGGTGCGTGCCGTGTCACGAACTCGAGCACAGCACCTTCACCGACCGGCGCGTGATCGCCGAGGCGCGACGCTTCGCCGCATTCAAGGTCGATCTGACCCGTTACAACGCTCCCGAGTCGCAGGCGATGCGTGAACGCTACGGGGTCACCGGAGTGCCCGAGGTGTTGTTCTTCACGCCTGACGGCGCTGAGCTGCGCGATGCACGGGTGCTGGGCTACGTGCCTGCGGGTCCCTTCCTCGCGCGGATGAAGGCGGTGGGGGGAAGCTAGCCGCTGGTCGCTGCGTGCGGATCGAAGCAAGGCCGAAATTTCCGCTTGACGACTTTCGGGCGCGACATCGTCGCGACGCACGACCGGCTTGCCGAGATCGCTCCAGCGTTCGCCACGTGCGCCGGGCTGCGCGGAACTCGTGTGACGTTGAAATGTTTTCGCGCGGCTCGCTGCGAGGCGCCGTGCGGGCCTGTAATTGCGCCGCGATTGCGCATGATATAGAAGAGACCTGCCCCCGCGACTCTCACAGCCGCGGAGACCCGTCATGCCTTCCTATTCGCTTTCGCACCTCGCCGACCGGGTGTTGCTGCGCGATCTCGCCTCGCTCGTCGCCACTGATCGCACTACGACTGCCTCGCTGCTCGCGCACCTTGCCGAAGTCGAGGCGCGCCAGCTCTACCGGCCCGCTGCGTACTCCTCGATGCT
This region of Candidatus Eisenbacteria bacterium genomic DNA includes:
- a CDS encoding thioredoxin fold domain-containing protein — translated: MIRKLAAALFALVLGAAPARAQFGDIPPAETLVQSSAAPLSVAAGARATVELRLTITPSWHVNANPPASPELIQTEVRLTGAGGITPGKITYPAGHTQKLSFSDEPLLVYDGTVTVRIPVTVAAAASVGEHTLKGVVSFQACNDHVCLPPTDVPFEARITVTAATPGAAIVPAGDTLAAMSQVPPPEERAIGERMTAPPAPGTDPATPRTAAGDAGALQRRITDAVAKGGIGWFLLLFTGGLLLNLTPCVFPMIGVTVSVFGARRKESSLRVFSNALAYVLGIAVMYSVLGVVAALTGGLFGAALQNPMVNVGLGLLFMVLALSMFGLYEMTPPLWLMQKVGGAGTTSVLGLFMSGLAVGIIAAPCVGPFVVALLALVAQRGDALFGFQALFTLALGLGVPYLFLAMFSNLVQSLPRSGNWMVWVKKVFGVLLTAIGLYYVLIALAPDWAPWVLPVALVAGGAYLGFFDHHGSEKRGFRLFKWIGGLAAVVAGVFAVQTLRAEVMQFEPYSDHAMQVALASGRPVLVDFSADWCVPCHELEHSTFTDRRVIAEARRFAAFKVDLTRYNAPESQAMRERYGVTGVPEVLFFTPDGAELRDARVLGYVPAGPFLARMKAVGGS